The window TGGCCAGATCGTTCATATACTTGTCATTGTGATCGTCGGTCCAGAAATACGTCTCGAAGTCAGCATTTTGAATACCGCGGCCAAAGAAACCATTCCACTCCGGGCTTCCATCGGGAGCTATCCAGGTAGGCTGATCGGGCCAGCGATTCGGCCAGGTCGATTCATCCACACTGATTGCCGGTCGGTCGTTTTCGCCATCATCATTTGCAAAACCTCCCATAGGCTCAAAACCCCAGAAACGGGTTTGGCCGGGACGAATACCCTGCCCTGCCCGTGGACCAAAGTTTGTAACAGAGTGCTGAACCAATGAGTCTGCTTCTCCATCACCATTGGTATCAACCGGAATTTCCAAAGAGATTACCGGAGATACATCACCGATGTAATTCACATCCGAACCGCGCGGCCACTGTCCTCGAATTTCACCTACGCCACCTAACAGACCGGTATTGTGGAAGGTAATCCACACGCGATTTCCATCCGATTCAGCACTTTTTCGGTACTCCCGGCTGGAGCGGTATTGTGGATCTTTAAGGAAGTCGGGCACATTTTGAGCGGTTGCATAATCCTGCGCAAAAAACAGGACCGCAAATAAAAAAACTAAGCTGGATGTAAATTTTTTCATGCTTTTTTGAGTATCAAACGAATGCATATTGGTATTCAATTAAAAATTATATCGGACTCCGAAAACCACACGTCGCGGTTCATTATAAAAATCAGGTCGGTCGTAATTCTCATTCAGATATCGGATATCTCCCCTGAACGTTTTCAGGTCTTCATTTCTGTAGAGCGAATATTCTGCAGTTCCTGTATCAGAAAACACTCCCTGCTCGTTACCGGTGTCGAGCACGTTGTCAATCTTGGCATAAACCTGAAGCCTTTGATTGCCGGCCATTTCAAAGTTCTTGGTAAGGTTTAAATCCAGGTTGTACTTAGGCGGGCGTCGCTGGCTGTTTAATGGATTTACGGATGGAGGTGTTGTTCCACTGCGCAGGGTGTAATCCGGGGTGTATGGGAAACCGGAACCCGCATTAAAAATAGCACCAAATCCCCAACCATTTCTGGAAGTATAATTAGCTGTCAGATTAACCGTGTGCAGCTGATCCCAGTCCAGAGGTACAATCCTCTTTTCAAGTTCTGTTTTGGCAGCCGCTGCGTTGTATGCCTGAGATGGATCGGAGGCATTTCCTTTGGCGATCTGAAAGGTATAATCTGCGGTAAAAAAGAGTCCGCTTGAAAGCGCCTGTTCGAAGCTTAACACTACCCCTTTGATAAAACCAAAGTCAGAGTTCTTTACAATACCATATCGCACAGAGGTACCATCAACAACGGTAGGATCGGTGGCCGTACCCGCGAGGTTTCTGATGTCCCGGAAAAAAGCGGTTACCTCTACAGCTGAACTGCTGGTTAATTCCTGCTTATATCCCAATTCACCGTTAATGGTTTTCTGAGGCTTCAGGTTTGCGTTACCAAGCAGTCCAATAAGTCCCGACCCGCTTCCCAGTCGGAAGAATGGGTTTTGGTACAGCAGGTTGAAGTTTGGAATCTGGAAAAAGTGACCATAAGAAAAGTGCAGAGCTCCGGTCTGCGAAATCGGGAAAGCAATTCCTAAACGGGGACTGAATTGCCAGGTTGGCTCTGAAGATTCAAATACCTGACTTTCATCCTCAGGACGCTGCTCTTCAAATACAACATTAGGATCGGTTGGGTCTGTAAATACCTTGAAATTTGAATCGAAGTAGTCGAAACGCACTCCGGCATTAATAATCAGGTTCCCGATCTCCACCTTATCCTGTATGTAACCGGAAATCTCAATAGGGTTTACATCATATTTCGAGTTCACAAAAACGGTTGCCACCCCGCCATTAGGATTGTTAACGATAGAGGTTTTATCGCTGTACTTAAGGGTGTGATACCTGTACTCAACACCGGATTTAATTTGGTTGGCGCTGTTTACCTGGCTGGTAATATCAAACTTACCGATCAACGTGCTGGTTTCCCGGCTGGTGCGTCCGTTATCGGTTCCCCCAACTATAAAGTTGGATGTAATGTTGCTTGCCCGGAATCCCGCATAATCATTCGGCAGATATCTTGAGTCATTGGGGTCTTCAAATAAGTACGACTCATACATTTTATACGTATTCGATACGCTTACATCATAATAAGTATTGCTTGAAAGCGTGTGGGTGCCTTTCAGGTAGGCGCTGTAATTCCTGGTAAACTCCTGCCGCGAAAACTGTGGCATGAACTGAGCGGAATGATTGTAATTTTGGAACTCTTCTCCACCAAAAATAGCATTAGCTGCAATCTTCACCCCTGAAACAGGACGCCAGGTTAACTTCATCTGGGCATTCAGTTTTTCATAGGGATTCATATTCACTAATGAAGAATCACCGGAGCCTAAAGTATCAACCAGCCCAAGCTGACCGAGTGAATTAATCCCGACATCATTATAGTCGAACACTTCCCGGCCGTAGAACCAGCCGTCGTTACCAAAGTACCGGCCACTCACAAAAAAGAACAATTTATCTTTAATGATAGGACCATCAAGGCTTGCTTCAAGATTTCGTACAGCAATGGGGTTAATCTGACCTATACCTCTGTATAAATCTGTACGGGTTGAAGCATAATCACCCAAAAAAGTATTTACCGATCCTGTAAAATTATTGCTTCCATCTTTGGTCACAATATTCACGATTCCACTCATGGCTTGCCCGTATTCAGCATTAAAAGCACCGGTAACCACCTGTACTTCCTTAACTGAGCTATTCTCAACACCGGCGGAAAGACTGCCATCAAAAACATCTGTTACGGGAACTCCATCCACCCAATATCCTACCTCACCGGTACGGCCTCCTCTAAAGTGACCGTCAACGACACCGGCTTGCAGCTCAACAACTTCTGAGAAATTTTCTACGGGAATAGCTTCAATCTGATCGCTTGTTACTGAAGAAAGGCTTGCTGTTACATCTTTTCTGATTAATTCCCGCCCTGCGGTAACCGTAACCTCTTCCCCTTCCAATACCTGAGCCCGAAGTTCAACATTAATTTCTGTAGTCAGATCAATGGAAACACGCACATCTTGTACGGTAGTCTGGCTGTACCCAATGTATGAAACCAACAAGTTGTAGCTGCCCGGCTCAACACCTGTGATAATGTACTCTCCGTTAACATCGGTTGCATCACCCTTGGTTGTCCCTTCAATTATTACACTGGCAC of the Gracilimonas sediminicola genome contains:
- a CDS encoding TonB-dependent receptor, whose protein sequence is MRYLFILFFSLTTATAFAQYGKIRGVVTDFETGETIIGASVIIEGTTKGDATDVNGEYIITGVEPGSYNLLVSYIGYSQTTVQDVRVSIDLTTEINVELRAQVLEGEEVTVTAGRELIRKDVTASLSSVTSDQIEAIPVENFSEVVELQAGVVDGHFRGGRTGEVGYWVDGVPVTDVFDGSLSAGVENSSVKEVQVVTGAFNAEYGQAMSGIVNIVTKDGSNNFTGSVNTFLGDYASTRTDLYRGIGQINPIAVRNLEASLDGPIIKDKLFFFVSGRYFGNDGWFYGREVFDYNDVGINSLGQLGLVDTLGSGDSSLVNMNPYEKLNAQMKLTWRPVSGVKIAANAIFGGEEFQNYNHSAQFMPQFSRQEFTRNYSAYLKGTHTLSSNTYYDVSVSNTYKMYESYLFEDPNDSRYLPNDYAGFRASNITSNFIVGGTDNGRTSRETSTLIGKFDITSQVNSANQIKSGVEYRYHTLKYSDKTSIVNNPNGGVATVFVNSKYDVNPIEISGYIQDKVEIGNLIINAGVRFDYFDSNFKVFTDPTDPNVVFEEQRPEDESQVFESSEPTWQFSPRLGIAFPISQTGALHFSYGHFFQIPNFNLLYQNPFFRLGSGSGLIGLLGNANLKPQKTINGELGYKQELTSSSAVEVTAFFRDIRNLAGTATDPTVVDGTSVRYGIVKNSDFGFIKGVVLSFEQALSSGLFFTADYTFQIAKGNASDPSQAYNAAAAKTELEKRIVPLDWDQLHTVNLTANYTSRNGWGFGAIFNAGSGFPYTPDYTLRSGTTPPSVNPLNSQRRPPKYNLDLNLTKNFEMAGNQRLQVYAKIDNVLDTGNEQGVFSDTGTAEYSLYRNEDLKTFRGDIRYLNENYDRPDFYNEPRRVVFGVRYNF